From Ramlibacter tataouinensis, the proteins below share one genomic window:
- a CDS encoding MFS transporter, whose protein sequence is MTLATSPTADVSVPTHALDGLYRRIAWRLLPLLFLCYVVNLIDRGNVGFAQLQMKDALGFSDAVYGLGAGILFVGYLLFELPSNILLKRWGARATLLRIMVLWGLVSVATMFVRTPEQFYVVRFMLGVFEAGFFPGVVYYLTFWFPQQRRARVVALFMMGAVASGLVSNPLSGWILSAMDGLGGWGGWQWMFLVEGLPAVLLGFLVYFTLPNTPADAQWLNADDRHLLNADLRAQTQAEAAPTGQVLRRMIASPVVWLLCLVGFCITFSAYFIGFWTPTLIRGLGVTDLRLVGLYAAVPSVFGAAAMYLWGRRSDTKNERQWHCMSAILVGAVGLLAIIWTSPRLEWTMAALTIAGAGLIAALPVYWALVTSRLEPMAAAVGIAFINSMANLSGAISPALTGAIKARTGSFDGGIVICVALLVLGALVVGLMAKPAASKT, encoded by the coding sequence ATGACCCTCGCGACCTCGCCCACCGCCGACGTTTCGGTCCCCACCCACGCGCTTGACGGCCTGTACCGCCGCATCGCATGGCGACTTCTTCCGCTGCTGTTTCTGTGCTACGTCGTCAACTTGATCGACCGCGGCAACGTCGGCTTTGCCCAACTCCAGATGAAAGACGCGCTGGGTTTCAGCGACGCCGTCTATGGTCTGGGCGCAGGAATCTTGTTTGTTGGTTACTTGCTGTTCGAGCTGCCGAGCAACATACTGCTCAAGCGCTGGGGCGCCCGTGCGACCTTGCTGCGCATCATGGTCCTGTGGGGCTTGGTTTCCGTGGCCACGATGTTCGTGCGCACGCCCGAGCAGTTCTACGTGGTGCGCTTCATGCTGGGCGTGTTCGAGGCGGGCTTCTTTCCCGGCGTCGTCTACTACCTGACCTTCTGGTTTCCGCAGCAGCGTCGCGCACGCGTCGTCGCGCTGTTCATGATGGGTGCAGTGGCCAGCGGGCTCGTCAGCAACCCGCTGTCGGGCTGGATCCTGTCGGCGATGGACGGCCTGGGTGGGTGGGGCGGCTGGCAATGGATGTTCCTCGTCGAAGGGCTGCCGGCAGTGCTGCTGGGGTTCCTCGTGTACTTCACGCTTCCCAACACGCCGGCCGATGCACAGTGGCTGAATGCTGACGACCGGCACCTGCTGAATGCTGACCTGCGCGCGCAGACGCAGGCCGAAGCCGCGCCAACCGGGCAGGTGCTTCGGCGCATGATTGCCAGCCCCGTCGTGTGGCTGCTATGCCTGGTCGGTTTCTGCATCACCTTCAGTGCCTACTTCATTGGCTTCTGGACGCCGACCCTGATCCGCGGCCTCGGCGTGACCGACTTGCGCTTGGTCGGTTTGTACGCAGCTGTGCCCAGCGTCTTCGGCGCCGCGGCCATGTACTTGTGGGGGCGCCGCTCGGACACCAAAAACGAGCGTCAGTGGCACTGCATGTCAGCCATCTTGGTCGGCGCCGTGGGACTGCTCGCCATCATCTGGACGTCTCCGCGACTGGAATGGACGATGGCGGCATTGACGATCGCTGGTGCGGGCCTCATTGCGGCACTGCCCGTGTACTGGGCGCTAGTGACGAGCCGCCTGGAACCCATGGCGGCGGCTGTTGGCATCGCGTTCATCAACAGCATGGCCAATCTGTCTGGCGCGATCAGCCCGGCGCTTACCGGCGCCATCAAGGCGCGCACTGGAAGCTTCGACGGCGGCATCGTGATCTGCGTGGCGCTGTTGGTGCTTGGTGCTCTGGTGGTCGGGTTGATGGCGAAGCCAGCGGCGAGCAAGACCTAA
- a CDS encoding beta-glucosidase family protein, translating into MSDDERFQLLHGRLAIPWPGLPSPPAHWKISSGRVPGIPRLDIPDLAETDASLGIINPFGLREGDVATALPAGQALAATFNAKLAHDSGVMLGAEARAKGFNVLLGGGLNLARDFYCGRNFEYLGEDPLLAGVLAGESVRGSQSQGVIATVKHYSLNVQETLRDTLDARIDETAHRESDLLAFQIAIERGQPGAVMGAYNRINGEHASSNAHLLTSVLKQDWGYPGWVMSDWGAVHSVESFNAGLDQQSGATLDRQIWFDGPLREELAAGRVSRARLSDAVRRILRSVYAAGADRPLEESAIDYVAHAQVARAIAAQGMVLLKNDGVLPLSDAGAGPVLVVGGQAHIGVLAGYGSSMVTPVCGVAASIPVGAPSGFGQRSRQVYFASSPMEALRNALPHRQFSYDSGYFPQTTAARAAHASLVIVFATQWQGESMDADSLTLPQGQDALIAAIAQANPNTLVVLQTGNPVRMPWLKQVRAVLQAWYPGQEGGAAIADVLSGRVNPSGRLPVTFPLAESQAPRARAPGLGAPDGKSLTVNYFEGSDVGYRWYAKHGLRPLFAFGHGLSYTHFKHLGLKLALEGNTLVARFEVENIGERLGADVPQLYLVEAAGQPVRRLVGFERVELQPGERRAVQMTIDVRLLARWEGEGWSQHAGRYRFALGRSALKIGRRVGIVLPQRTLPP; encoded by the coding sequence ATGAGTGACGACGAGCGTTTTCAACTGCTGCACGGCAGGCTCGCGATTCCCTGGCCGGGGCTGCCATCGCCACCAGCGCACTGGAAGATTTCGTCCGGCCGCGTGCCCGGCATCCCGCGGCTGGACATCCCGGACCTTGCCGAAACGGACGCCAGCCTCGGCATCATCAATCCGTTCGGCCTGCGCGAGGGCGACGTGGCCACCGCGCTCCCGGCCGGGCAGGCGCTGGCGGCGACCTTCAATGCCAAACTTGCGCACGACAGCGGCGTCATGCTTGGCGCCGAGGCCCGCGCCAAGGGTTTCAACGTTCTGCTCGGCGGTGGTCTCAACCTCGCGCGGGACTTCTATTGCGGGCGCAACTTCGAGTATCTGGGCGAGGACCCGCTGCTGGCCGGCGTGCTGGCCGGCGAGTCGGTGCGCGGCTCGCAGAGCCAGGGCGTCATCGCGACCGTCAAGCACTACTCGCTGAACGTGCAGGAAACGCTGCGCGACACGCTGGACGCGCGCATCGACGAGACCGCGCACCGTGAATCGGACCTGCTGGCATTTCAGATTGCTATCGAGCGTGGGCAGCCAGGGGCCGTGATGGGCGCGTACAACCGGATCAACGGCGAGCACGCCAGCAGCAATGCGCACCTCTTGACTTCAGTTCTCAAGCAGGACTGGGGTTACCCGGGGTGGGTGATGTCCGACTGGGGTGCGGTGCACAGCGTCGAGAGCTTCAACGCCGGGCTGGACCAGCAAAGCGGCGCGACGCTCGACCGTCAAATCTGGTTTGACGGGCCGCTGCGCGAGGAGCTCGCGGCGGGCCGCGTGAGCCGCGCGCGACTGTCCGACGCCGTGCGTCGCATTCTGCGCTCGGTCTACGCCGCAGGTGCGGACCGGCCGCTCGAAGAGAGTGCCATCGACTACGTCGCGCATGCTCAGGTGGCGCGTGCGATCGCGGCTCAGGGCATGGTGCTGCTGAAGAACGACGGCGTGCTGCCGCTGTCCGACGCCGGCGCTGGACCGGTCTTGGTCGTGGGCGGCCAAGCGCACATTGGCGTGTTGGCAGGGTACGGCTCCAGCATGGTCACCCCCGTGTGCGGAGTTGCAGCCAGCATTCCCGTGGGTGCGCCGAGCGGCTTTGGCCAGCGCAGCCGGCAGGTCTACTTTGCTTCGTCGCCAATGGAGGCGCTGCGCAACGCGCTGCCGCACAGGCAGTTCAGCTATGACAGCGGCTACTTTCCGCAGACCACGGCCGCGCGAGCGGCGCACGCATCGCTGGTCATTGTGTTCGCCACCCAATGGCAAGGCGAAAGTATGGATGCGGACAGCCTGACGCTGCCGCAGGGGCAGGACGCGTTGATCGCGGCCATCGCGCAGGCCAACCCGAACACCCTCGTCGTGCTGCAAACCGGCAATCCGGTGCGAATGCCATGGCTGAAGCAGGTGCGCGCCGTGCTGCAGGCATGGTACCCGGGGCAAGAGGGCGGGGCAGCCATCGCCGACGTGCTCAGCGGCCGCGTCAACCCCTCGGGGCGGCTGCCGGTCACCTTTCCGCTGGCTGAATCGCAGGCACCGCGCGCGCGTGCCCCTGGCTTGGGTGCGCCCGACGGCAAGTCGCTCACCGTCAACTATTTCGAAGGCTCTGACGTCGGCTACCGCTGGTACGCAAAGCACGGCTTGCGGCCGCTCTTTGCGTTCGGCCATGGCTTGTCGTACACGCACTTCAAACATCTCGGCCTGAAGCTGGCACTCGAGGGCAACACGCTGGTCGCCCGGTTCGAAGTCGAGAACATCGGTGAGCGCCTTGGCGCCGATGTGCCGCAGCTTTACCTCGTCGAAGCTGCAGGCCAACCCGTGCGACGCCTGGTCGGCTTCGAGCGAGTCGAGCTGCAGCCTGGTGAGCGCCGTGCTGTGCAAATGACAATCGACGTCCGTCTGCTCGCACGGTGGGAGGGCGAGGGTTGGTCGCAGCATGCCGGCCGCTATCGCTTCGCCCTGGGCCGCTCGGCGCTGAAGATCGGGCGCCGCGTTGGCATCGTGCTGCCGCAGCGCACGCTCCCCCCATGA
- a CDS encoding lipase family protein, which translates to MNALRWIRRVAGTVIVLGCLSLMSWIAARPTKPDAFYDTPDALPTQPGVLLRQEKFTRGVPAGAQGWRILYTTTQASGMPTIAGALVIAPHGRSATAHPVIAWAHGTTGVEAGCAPSLLEKPFANMPALEQAIASGWAVVATDYPSGPSPYLIGEGQARAALDAVRASRSMPSLAMSRQVMVWGHSQGGNAALWTGMIAPDYAPDVHLAGVAAFAPASDLPALIDNAQHSPVGRILSSFVLRAYSEAYPDVVFSAYTDGWVGLLSRDMAGRCLSGARALLSVAEALIIGRSIFRVPPTSGPLGVRLAENTPNRNISTPLLIAQGQNDDLVLPNAQHRFVARRCAAGQMLDYRRYEGRDHLTLVAPDSPLVADLVQWTRERFAGAGQSGCRQIEIAGPIPR; encoded by the coding sequence ATGAACGCACTGCGATGGATCCGTCGAGTAGCGGGTACTGTCATTGTCCTGGGCTGTCTGTCACTCATGTCTTGGATTGCAGCCCGTCCCACCAAGCCCGATGCGTTCTATGACACGCCGGATGCCTTGCCGACACAGCCCGGTGTCCTTCTCCGGCAAGAAAAATTCACCCGCGGGGTGCCTGCTGGTGCGCAGGGGTGGCGCATTCTCTACACCACGACACAAGCAAGCGGAATGCCTACCATTGCGGGCGCACTTGTCATTGCGCCGCATGGTAGATCCGCCACCGCGCATCCCGTTATCGCCTGGGCGCACGGAACCACCGGCGTGGAGGCGGGTTGCGCGCCTTCCTTGCTCGAGAAGCCCTTTGCCAATATGCCCGCACTCGAACAAGCCATTGCGAGTGGATGGGCCGTTGTTGCCACGGACTACCCTAGCGGACCAAGCCCTTACCTGATAGGCGAAGGGCAAGCGCGCGCGGCGCTCGATGCAGTTCGCGCCTCGAGGAGCATGCCAAGTTTGGCGATGTCACGGCAGGTCATGGTCTGGGGCCACTCGCAGGGCGGCAACGCGGCCTTGTGGACAGGAATGATCGCGCCTGACTACGCGCCCGATGTTCACCTTGCCGGCGTGGCGGCATTCGCGCCTGCAAGTGACCTGCCAGCGTTGATCGACAATGCGCAACACTCGCCCGTTGGACGCATCCTGTCATCCTTCGTGCTGCGCGCCTACAGCGAAGCCTATCCCGACGTGGTCTTTAGCGCCTATACAGATGGCTGGGTTGGGCTGCTCTCACGCGATATGGCGGGCCGCTGCCTCTCGGGCGCGCGAGCCCTGTTGTCCGTCGCCGAGGCATTGATCATTGGACGCAGCATCTTTCGTGTTCCACCGACCTCGGGGCCACTGGGCGTCAGGCTCGCAGAAAACACACCGAACAGAAACATCTCCACTCCCTTGCTGATTGCTCAGGGCCAGAACGACGATCTCGTGCTGCCCAACGCGCAGCACCGGTTCGTGGCGCGACGATGTGCAGCCGGGCAAATGCTGGACTACCGACGCTATGAAGGTCGCGATCACCTGACGCTGGTCGCGCCAGATTCTCCGTTGGTTGCAGACCTCGTGCAATGGACGCGGGAGCGGTTCGCGGGCGCCGGGCAGAGCGGATGCCGGCAGATTGAGATTGCCGGACCTATCCCACGGTGA
- a CDS encoding TetR/AcrR family transcriptional regulator gives MTASNAASKKARISNAEMSAQTQARILQATKESLAEHGYAGTSMTGVAKRLGLTQPALSYHFDNKYQLMAATAESIYDEMAAHFRAAAPESLTPQERILAFVEAAFEQTASVNQRALIELLLAARRDPRCHAVVEPVIERRDRGFQQFWADIVRAMPVNEQRMALLRDFAVSLYRGITVCRSLRGDDPTFALQHAIVRSLVRDLL, from the coding sequence ATGACCGCATCGAACGCAGCAAGCAAGAAGGCACGCATCAGCAACGCGGAAATGTCGGCTCAGACCCAGGCGCGCATCCTGCAGGCCACGAAAGAGAGCCTGGCCGAGCACGGGTACGCCGGCACGTCGATGACCGGCGTGGCCAAGCGCCTGGGCCTGACGCAGCCCGCCCTGTCGTACCACTTCGACAACAAGTACCAGCTGATGGCGGCGACGGCCGAAAGCATCTATGACGAAATGGCGGCTCACTTCCGCGCAGCCGCGCCCGAGTCGCTCACGCCGCAGGAGCGCATACTCGCCTTCGTCGAGGCCGCTTTCGAGCAGACCGCAAGCGTAAACCAGAGGGCGCTGATCGAGCTGCTGCTGGCGGCGCGGCGCGATCCGCGTTGCCACGCGGTCGTCGAGCCCGTGATCGAGCGACGCGACCGCGGCTTCCAGCAATTCTGGGCCGATATCGTCCGAGCCATGCCCGTGAACGAGCAGCGCATGGCCCTTCTGCGCGACTTCGCCGTTTCACTTTACCGCGGCATCACCGTGTGTCGCTCGCTGCGAGGCGACGATCCGACCTTTGCGTTGCAGCACGCGATCGTGCGCAGCCTCGTCCGCGACCTGCTCTGA
- a CDS encoding YtcA family lipoprotein produces MNVAHALRCTALAAAVLCIACTGAPTLEVAGAYFPAWLASSLVGVVIAFAARAVFVATGLAQLLPLQLFVCASIGLMAGLLAWLLWMGW; encoded by the coding sequence ATGAATGTCGCCCACGCACTACGGTGCACCGCGCTGGCTGCCGCCGTTCTTTGCATTGCCTGCACCGGAGCACCGACACTGGAAGTAGCCGGCGCCTACTTTCCAGCATGGCTGGCATCGAGTCTGGTTGGCGTGGTCATCGCCTTCGCTGCACGAGCTGTGTTCGTTGCAACCGGCCTCGCCCAGCTGCTTCCGCTTCAACTTTTCGTCTGCGCTTCGATCGGTCTGATGGCGGGTCTGCTGGCTTGGCTCCTCTGGATGGGGTGGTGA
- the mdtN gene encoding multidrug transporter subunit MdtN, whose translation MEARSFSRRRPIWLLLSLAIIAAAIVFAIVVASQSRPSTDDANLDAEIVHVAATVGGRVVKLPVHENKLVRKGELLFQVDPVPYQLAVAQATANVEVARAALETQRRIVATQRSNSAIASAQSRKAETNYGLSERTEGRLQPLTDKGYVPAQQLDQAQVALRDAETSLRQSKEQALAAQRAVDSDAGAAASVQAGIAAQAIAQRSLEETTVVAPHNGRVVGLAVKTGEIVAPSQSLFTLIVTDEWFAIANMRETDLQQITIGNCATVYSMIDRAKAIRGEVESIGWGVLPGERANVPRSVPYVASSLNWVRVAHRFPVRIKLEEPPPELMRFGASAIVKVEHGAACRR comes from the coding sequence ATGGAAGCACGTAGCTTCTCACGTCGACGGCCGATCTGGCTGCTGCTGTCGCTGGCCATCATCGCAGCGGCGATTGTCTTTGCCATTGTCGTCGCGAGCCAAAGCCGGCCTTCGACGGACGACGCAAACCTCGATGCCGAGATTGTCCACGTGGCCGCGACGGTCGGTGGTCGGGTGGTGAAGCTGCCAGTGCACGAGAACAAACTCGTACGCAAGGGCGAGCTGCTGTTTCAGGTCGATCCAGTGCCTTACCAATTGGCCGTCGCCCAAGCCACTGCGAACGTCGAAGTGGCGCGAGCTGCGCTCGAAACGCAGCGCCGAATTGTGGCTACGCAGCGCTCCAATTCGGCCATCGCGAGCGCTCAGTCAAGAAAGGCTGAAACCAACTACGGGCTGAGTGAACGCACGGAGGGGCGGCTCCAGCCGCTGACCGACAAGGGGTACGTACCGGCGCAACAGCTTGATCAGGCTCAAGTGGCGTTGCGTGACGCGGAGACATCCTTGCGCCAATCAAAGGAGCAGGCGCTTGCGGCGCAGCGTGCTGTCGACTCCGATGCCGGTGCGGCAGCTTCCGTGCAGGCAGGCATCGCGGCGCAGGCCATCGCGCAAAGGTCGCTCGAGGAAACGACGGTCGTGGCACCTCACAATGGACGTGTTGTCGGACTGGCCGTCAAGACCGGAGAAATCGTTGCGCCTTCTCAATCGCTGTTCACACTCATCGTGACGGACGAGTGGTTCGCGATCGCCAACATGCGGGAAACGGATCTGCAACAGATCACCATCGGAAATTGCGCCACTGTCTATTCGATGATCGATCGCGCCAAGGCAATCCGAGGCGAGGTGGAAAGCATCGGCTGGGGCGTCCTGCCCGGCGAGCGGGCCAATGTACCGCGTTCGGTTCCCTACGTGGCCTCGTCGCTAAACTGGGTCAGAGTCGCGCACCGATTTCCGGTGCGAATCAAGCTCGAGGAACCACCGCCTGAGCTCATGCGCTTTGGCGCAAGTGCCATTGTTAAGGTCGAACATGGCGCCGCATGCCGCCGATGA
- a CDS encoding VOC family protein, translating into MPNTLTPYLSFDGNTRDAFAFYGKALGAKIETMMSYSEMPRSAAGDSGCSDGPPPSGDSIMHACLALPGGAKLFAGDMPPGMPYEGVKGVMLALEYDTIAQAHSVFDALSQGGQVTMPLAPAFWAKTFGMLTDRFGVSWAVNGEPIKFG; encoded by the coding sequence ATGCCCAATACCCTGACCCCCTATTTGAGCTTTGACGGCAACACCCGCGACGCCTTCGCCTTCTATGGGAAGGCGCTTGGCGCCAAGATCGAGACGATGATGAGTTACTCCGAGATGCCCAGATCGGCCGCAGGTGACAGCGGTTGCAGCGACGGCCCGCCGCCCAGCGGCGACAGCATCATGCATGCCTGTTTGGCGCTTCCCGGCGGCGCCAAGCTGTTCGCAGGCGACATGCCGCCAGGTATGCCGTACGAGGGCGTGAAGGGCGTGATGCTCGCCCTCGAGTACGACACCATAGCCCAAGCACACAGCGTCTTCGATGCGCTGTCGCAGGGCGGTCAGGTCACGATGCCGCTGGCGCCCGCGTTCTGGGCCAAAACGTTCGGGATGCTCACCGATCGCTTCGGCGTGAGCTGGGCCGTCAATGGCGAACCCATCAAGTTCGGCTAA
- a CDS encoding TonB-dependent receptor gives MNRYHVRRRSAVNAACVALLMGGATAGWHAAAQTAEAPEPKRAELQTVVVTSQKRAELLKDVPQAVSAYGADDLKALGVTKATDLQQLSPSLNFTAGPDTRSEGFQMRGVGTSAFADTVEQSVGFMVDGVSLARSGQGSGGLIDVERVEVMRGPQGMLFGKNASAGLISVITKRPRFDQFSAEGTVSYSGAHNEVKTEVVANAGVSDSAAFRLAVATTRADGYVQNVYRNETLNDRDEKLVRAKALFQLGDNLDLYVIGDWGKSSALCCTWTARSAPPGTTFATLNAANGIVPGPRNDKIAANAPFYSDNENSGLSAELNYNLGWATLTSVTAARGWKTVNNNDPDILPINILDINLGASDLRQKSQELRLTSPDGGRVEWVGGVYWSEQTNDSMQEQTGNFGGLFTPFGVPAGANVGVIQDTTTRNRSAAAFGQAGVRVGASKFSAGLRYTDETVTLDYASRPSTTIPRPGYAYGKTRGETGANNLSWRLTAQHDLTRDDMAYVTAARGYKGPGLEFLDNGNGPVAVIKPEIPTTLEAGLRSLLFGGTTLFSAAVFKTRFEDFQAQVFDQTVTPARFRTTNAGRLDTQGVELEANSRITKQLTLSGAMAYIDAHYEDFQNIPCYAGQPVLPFGTPRTSPGQCIRTSPTGAAVTDGSGNRLVNSPRFTAFLMGRYDWVVGGYKAFAQADYAWRGDVTYSAAGDPSLVQGGYGLFGAAVGLGAPNGRWQVTLFGRNLGDKRYADRLMPQPTLGAPGVVSQFVGPNAYRTIGVTATVRFGT, from the coding sequence ATGAATCGATACCACGTCAGGCGGCGCAGCGCCGTGAACGCCGCGTGTGTGGCCCTGTTGATGGGGGGCGCCACGGCCGGCTGGCACGCCGCGGCACAGACCGCCGAAGCGCCCGAGCCCAAGAGGGCTGAGCTCCAGACCGTCGTGGTCACGTCCCAGAAGCGCGCGGAGCTTCTCAAGGACGTGCCGCAAGCTGTCAGCGCCTATGGCGCGGACGACCTCAAGGCCCTGGGCGTGACGAAGGCTACCGACCTCCAGCAGCTGTCGCCGAGCCTGAACTTCACCGCCGGACCCGACACCCGTAGCGAAGGCTTCCAGATGCGCGGGGTGGGGACGTCCGCGTTCGCGGACACCGTCGAACAGAGCGTTGGCTTCATGGTGGATGGCGTTTCTCTGGCGCGCTCTGGTCAGGGCTCCGGCGGCCTGATCGACGTCGAGCGCGTCGAAGTGATGCGCGGTCCGCAGGGCATGCTGTTCGGCAAGAACGCCTCGGCCGGCCTCATCTCGGTGATCACCAAGCGTCCTCGCTTCGACCAGTTCTCGGCAGAGGGGACGGTCTCCTATAGCGGCGCACACAACGAAGTGAAGACAGAAGTGGTGGCCAATGCCGGCGTCAGCGACAGCGCCGCCTTCCGGCTGGCCGTCGCCACCACGCGCGCGGATGGCTACGTCCAGAACGTCTATCGGAACGAGACGCTCAACGACCGCGACGAGAAGCTGGTTCGTGCCAAAGCCCTGTTCCAACTTGGTGACAACCTCGATCTCTACGTGATCGGCGACTGGGGCAAGTCCAGCGCGCTCTGCTGTACATGGACTGCTCGCTCAGCGCCGCCCGGGACCACCTTCGCGACGCTCAACGCCGCCAATGGCATCGTGCCCGGGCCCAGGAACGACAAGATCGCTGCCAACGCCCCCTTTTACTCAGACAACGAGAACAGCGGCCTGTCGGCGGAACTGAACTACAACTTGGGATGGGCGACGCTGACCTCGGTAACGGCGGCACGCGGTTGGAAGACGGTCAACAACAATGACCCGGACATCCTGCCGATCAACATCCTGGACATCAACCTTGGCGCCAGCGACCTGCGCCAGAAGTCGCAGGAACTGCGACTGACGTCGCCCGACGGCGGCCGCGTGGAGTGGGTCGGCGGGGTCTACTGGAGCGAGCAGACCAACGACTCCATGCAAGAACAGACGGGCAATTTCGGAGGTCTGTTCACCCCCTTCGGCGTGCCGGCGGGGGCCAATGTGGGTGTCATCCAGGACACAACGACCAGGAACCGCAGTGCCGCGGCCTTCGGACAGGCCGGCGTGCGTGTTGGCGCAAGCAAGTTCAGCGCTGGCTTGCGTTACACCGACGAGACCGTCACCCTGGACTACGCATCGCGGCCGTCTACGACTATCCCCCGCCCGGGCTACGCATACGGCAAGACGCGAGGCGAGACCGGCGCGAACAATCTGTCGTGGCGTCTCACGGCGCAGCATGACCTGACTCGCGATGATATGGCCTACGTCACCGCTGCGCGCGGCTACAAGGGTCCGGGCCTGGAGTTCCTGGACAACGGCAACGGCCCGGTGGCCGTCATCAAACCCGAGATCCCGACCACGCTGGAAGCGGGCTTGCGCTCGTTGCTGTTCGGAGGCACCACCCTATTCAGCGCTGCGGTGTTCAAGACCCGCTTCGAAGACTTCCAGGCCCAGGTGTTCGACCAGACTGTCACACCGGCCCGGTTCCGCACGACCAACGCGGGGCGTCTGGATACCCAGGGCGTGGAACTGGAGGCGAACTCGCGCATCACGAAGCAGCTGACGCTGAGCGGCGCGATGGCCTACATCGATGCCCACTACGAGGACTTCCAGAACATCCCCTGCTATGCCGGCCAGCCGGTGCTGCCGTTCGGCACGCCGCGCACATCGCCGGGCCAGTGCATCCGGACCTCGCCGACCGGTGCGGCGGTGACAGACGGGTCGGGCAATCGATTGGTCAACTCGCCTCGCTTCACCGCCTTCCTGATGGGCCGCTACGACTGGGTCGTGGGCGGGTACAAGGCCTTTGCGCAGGCCGACTACGCGTGGCGCGGCGACGTCACCTATTCGGCGGCAGGCGACCCGAGCCTAGTGCAAGGCGGCTATGGCCTTTTCGGCGCCGCCGTGGGGCTGGGTGCCCCGAACGGCCGCTGGCAGGTCACGCTGTTCGGCCGGAATCTGGGCGACAAGCGCTACGCGGACCGGTTGATGCCGCAGCCGACGCTGGGCGCGCCGGGAGTGGTCTCGCAGTTCGTGGGGCCCAATGCCTATCGCACGATCGGCGTGACCGCAACGGTGCGTTTCGGGACCTGA
- a CDS encoding alpha/beta hydrolase fold domain-containing protein: protein MPVLPLPLFRLLLKLSGRRKRFESTDGLRKAVHLDRMAVDPAPSAALTAGLTMRKDTVQGRDCYVIAPYQPTARTRLLYLHGGAHVAEMSAQHWNLVTELVRATGCPAHVPIYPLAPESGHTQALAMLEEVYSSLEPVAAAGDLVLMGDSSGGGLALALAQRMVATGRPAPRDMVLISPWLDLTMAHARSTSTKIRDPWLDLPGLTQAALWWAQGQNLSLPQLSPLNGPLRGLGRITVLIGGQDLFVGECRALVHNAALEAVPVRFIEEPDMIHVWPLLPLARARPARAMLANIVRGELNESR from the coding sequence ATGCCAGTGCTGCCGTTGCCGCTGTTCAGGCTGCTGCTCAAGCTCAGTGGCCGGCGCAAGCGCTTCGAAAGCACCGACGGCCTGCGCAAGGCCGTGCATCTCGATCGGATGGCAGTCGATCCTGCGCCATCGGCGGCACTGACAGCCGGACTCACCATGCGAAAGGATACGGTGCAGGGACGCGATTGCTATGTAATCGCCCCCTACCAGCCCACGGCAAGGACACGCTTGCTCTACCTGCATGGCGGGGCCCACGTCGCGGAAATGTCGGCTCAGCACTGGAACCTGGTTACCGAGTTGGTGCGCGCCACGGGGTGCCCGGCGCATGTGCCAATCTACCCATTGGCTCCCGAAAGTGGTCATACGCAGGCCTTGGCCATGCTCGAAGAGGTCTACAGCAGTCTGGAGCCCGTGGCTGCGGCCGGCGATCTCGTGCTGATGGGAGATTCGTCTGGCGGCGGACTGGCACTAGCGCTGGCCCAGCGCATGGTCGCCACCGGCCGGCCCGCCCCGCGTGACATGGTGCTCATCTCGCCGTGGCTGGACCTCACCATGGCCCATGCCCGCAGCACCAGCACCAAAATCCGAGACCCCTGGCTGGATCTCCCGGGACTGACCCAGGCCGCGCTGTGGTGGGCGCAGGGCCAAAACCTCTCCCTGCCGCAGTTGAGCCCGCTGAACGGACCGCTGAGGGGTTTGGGACGAATCACGGTGCTGATCGGCGGCCAAGATCTCTTCGTCGGTGAATGCCGAGCGCTGGTGCACAACGCCGCTTTGGAGGCGGTACCGGTGCGGTTCATCGAAGAGCCAGACATGATCCATGTCTGGCCCCTTTTGCCGCTTGCGCGAGCACGACCGGCACGAGCCATGCTGGCAAACATCGTGCGCGGTGAATTGAACGAATCCCGCTAA